A portion of the Bacillus thuringiensis genome contains these proteins:
- the topB gene encoding DNA topoisomerase III, which translates to MSKSVVIAEKPSVARDIARVLKCDKKGNGYLEGSKYIVTWALGHLVTLADPESYDVKYKQWNLEDLPMLPERLKLTVIKQTGKQFNAVKSQLLRKDVNEIIVATDAGREGELVARWIIDKVKLNKPIKRLWISSVTDKAIKDGFANLKPGKAYDNLYASAVARSEADWYIGLNATRALTTRFNAQLNCGRVQTPTVAMIASREDEIKNFKAQTYYGIEAQTMEKLKLTWQDTNGNSRSFNKEKIDGIVKSLDKQNATVVEIDKKQKKSFSPGLYDLTELQRDANKKFGYSAKETLNIMQKLYEQHKVLTYPRTDSRYISSDIVGTLPERLKACGVGEYRPFAHKVLQKPIKPNKSFVDDSKVSDHHAIIPTEGYVNFSAFTDKERKIYDLVVKRFLAVLFPAFEYEQLTLRTKVGSETFIARGKTILHAGWKEVYENRFEDDDVTDDVKEQLLPRIEKGDTLTVKLIMQTSGQTKAPARFNEATLLSAMENPTKYMDTQNKQLADTLKSTGGLGTVATRADIIDKLFNSFLIEKRGKDIHITSKGRQLLDLVPEELKSPTLTGEWEQKLEAIAKGKLKKEVFISEMKNYTKEIVSEIKSSDKKYKHDNISTKSCPDCGKPMLEVNGKKGKMLVCQDRECGHRKNVSRTTNARCPQCKKKLELRGEGAGQIFACKCGYREKLSTFQERRKKESGNKADKRDVQKYMKQQKKEEEPLNNPFADALKKLKFD; encoded by the coding sequence ATGTCAAAAAGCGTTGTAATCGCTGAAAAACCTTCCGTTGCACGAGATATTGCTCGTGTACTGAAGTGTGATAAAAAAGGAAACGGCTATCTTGAGGGTAGTAAATATATTGTAACTTGGGCTTTAGGTCATCTCGTTACATTAGCAGATCCAGAAAGCTATGATGTGAAATATAAACAGTGGAATTTAGAAGATTTACCGATGCTACCGGAGCGTTTGAAATTAACGGTTATTAAACAAACTGGTAAACAATTTAATGCTGTAAAAAGTCAGCTACTTAGAAAAGATGTAAATGAAATTATTGTAGCAACAGACGCTGGACGTGAAGGGGAATTAGTCGCACGCTGGATTATCGATAAAGTTAAGCTAAATAAACCAATCAAACGTTTATGGATTTCTTCTGTAACCGATAAAGCAATTAAAGATGGTTTTGCAAATTTAAAACCAGGTAAAGCCTATGACAATTTATACGCTTCAGCAGTTGCACGTTCAGAAGCTGACTGGTATATCGGTCTTAATGCAACTCGCGCTTTAACAACTCGCTTTAATGCCCAGTTAAATTGCGGCCGTGTGCAAACTCCTACTGTTGCTATGATCGCTAGTCGTGAGGATGAAATAAAAAACTTCAAAGCACAAACTTACTACGGCATCGAAGCTCAAACAATGGAGAAACTCAAACTTACTTGGCAAGATACAAATGGCAATAGCCGTAGTTTTAATAAAGAAAAAATTGATGGTATTGTAAAAAGTTTAGATAAACAAAATGCTACTGTTGTGGAAATTGATAAGAAACAGAAGAAATCATTCTCTCCTGGTCTTTACGATTTAACTGAATTGCAACGTGATGCAAATAAAAAGTTCGGTTACTCTGCCAAAGAAACATTAAATATTATGCAGAAATTGTATGAACAGCATAAAGTGCTAACGTACCCTCGTACAGATTCACGCTACATTTCATCTGATATCGTTGGAACACTTCCAGAACGTCTAAAAGCATGTGGTGTTGGAGAATACCGTCCCTTCGCACATAAAGTATTACAAAAGCCTATCAAACCTAACAAATCATTTGTTGATGATAGTAAAGTAAGCGATCATCATGCGATTATTCCAACAGAAGGATACGTTAACTTCTCAGCATTCACAGATAAAGAACGCAAAATTTATGATTTAGTTGTAAAACGTTTCTTAGCTGTTTTATTCCCAGCATTCGAATACGAGCAACTAACATTACGTACTAAAGTTGGTAGTGAAACGTTCATTGCACGCGGAAAAACAATTTTACATGCTGGTTGGAAGGAAGTATACGAAAATCGATTTGAAGACGATGATGTAACTGATGACGTAAAGGAGCAGCTTCTACCTCGCATTGAAAAAGGCGATACATTAACTGTAAAGTTAATTATGCAAACATCAGGTCAAACGAAAGCACCTGCACGCTTTAATGAAGCAACTTTACTTTCAGCAATGGAGAATCCTACAAAATATATGGATACTCAAAATAAACAACTTGCTGATACGTTAAAGTCAACTGGTGGATTAGGTACTGTAGCGACACGTGCAGATATTATCGACAAACTTTTCAACTCTTTCTTAATTGAAAAACGTGGTAAAGATATTCACATTACATCAAAAGGTCGTCAATTACTTGATTTAGTACCAGAAGAATTAAAATCACCTACACTAACTGGTGAGTGGGAACAAAAACTTGAGGCAATTGCAAAAGGAAAACTCAAGAAAGAAGTATTCATTTCGGAAATGAAGAACTATACGAAAGAAATTGTTTCTGAAATTAAATCGAGTGATAAAAAATATAAACATGACAACATTTCAACGAAGTCTTGTCCAGACTGCGGCAAACCAATGCTAGAAGTAAACGGCAAAAAGGGAAAAATGCTCGTATGCCAAGATCGTGAATGTGGTCATCGTAAAAATGTATCTCGTACAACAAACGCTCGCTGTCCGCAATGTAAGAAGAAATTAGAATTACGTGGTGAAGGTGCAGGTCAAATCTTTGCATGTAAATGTGGCTATCGCGAGAAATTATCAACATTCCAAGAGCGACGTAAAAAAGAATCTGGAAACAAAGCTGATAAACGTGACGTTCAAAAATATATGAAACAACAGAAAAAAGAAGAAGAACCATTAAACAACCCGTTCGCAGACGCATTAAAAAAATTAAAGTTCGATTAA
- the thiM gene encoding hydroxyethylthiazole kinase, with translation MNMKEISKVVDLVRESNPLVHNITNVVVTNFTANGLLALGASPVMAYAKEEVAEMASIAGALVLNMGTLRPEEVEAMLLAGKSANVNNVPVLFDPVGAGATSYRTEVARHIPAEIDLAIIRGNAAEIANVINEKWEIKGVDAGTGNGNVVSIARQAADELNTVAVITGKEDVVTDGERTVLIRNGHPILTKVTGTGCLLTSVIGAFVAVEKDYVKAAVAALTFYGVAAELAAAKTVEKGPGSFQIEFLNQLANTTSADMEKYGKIEELE, from the coding sequence ATGAATATGAAAGAAATTAGTAAAGTAGTGGATTTGGTGAGAGAATCTAATCCGTTAGTTCATAATATTACAAATGTTGTTGTAACAAATTTTACTGCTAACGGTTTGTTGGCACTTGGGGCATCGCCTGTAATGGCGTATGCAAAAGAGGAAGTAGCAGAAATGGCTAGCATTGCTGGAGCGTTAGTATTAAATATGGGGACACTTCGTCCTGAGGAAGTAGAAGCGATGTTACTCGCTGGTAAATCAGCAAATGTGAACAATGTGCCAGTACTATTTGATCCAGTTGGTGCAGGAGCAACTTCGTATCGAACAGAAGTTGCGAGACATATTCCGGCTGAAATTGATTTAGCAATTATCCGCGGAAATGCGGCTGAAATAGCAAACGTTATTAATGAGAAATGGGAAATTAAAGGGGTAGACGCTGGTACTGGAAATGGAAATGTTGTAAGTATTGCAAGGCAGGCAGCAGATGAACTAAATACAGTTGCGGTCATTACTGGAAAAGAAGATGTTGTTACAGATGGAGAGCGAACTGTTCTTATTCGAAATGGTCATCCTATTTTAACAAAAGTTACGGGAACAGGGTGTTTACTAACTTCGGTAATAGGAGCATTTGTAGCAGTTGAAAAAGATTATGTAAAAGCAGCAGTAGCCGCATTAACGTTTTATGGTGTAGCTGCAGAACTGGCAGCTGCTAAAACAGTAGAAAAAGGGCCAGGTAGTTTCCAAATTGAATTTTTAAATCAATTAGCGAATACAACTTCAGCTGATATGGAGAAGTATGGGAAGATTGAGGAGTTAGAGTAA
- the thiE gene encoding thiamine phosphate synthase — protein MMRIETKKMSNLLQVYFIMGSNNCTKDPLTVLKEALDGGVTLFQFREKGEGSLIGEDRVRFAKELQTLCKEYSVPFIVNDDVELAIELDADGVHVGQDDEGITSVREKMGDKIIGVSAHTIEEARFAIEHGADYLGVGPIFPTSTKKDTKAVQGTKGLAYFREQGITVPIVGIGGITIENTAAVIEAGAEGVSVISAISLAESAYESTRKLAEEVKRSL, from the coding sequence ATGATGCGCATTGAAACAAAGAAAATGTCTAACCTATTACAAGTGTATTTTATTATGGGAAGCAATAACTGCACGAAGGATCCTTTAACTGTATTGAAAGAAGCGTTAGATGGTGGAGTGACACTTTTTCAATTTCGTGAAAAGGGGGAAGGTTCTTTAATTGGAGAGGATAGAGTGCGTTTTGCAAAAGAATTGCAGACTCTTTGTAAGGAATATAGTGTTCCTTTCATTGTAAATGATGATGTAGAATTAGCCATTGAATTAGATGCAGATGGTGTTCATGTAGGACAAGATGATGAAGGAATTACATCTGTTCGTGAAAAAATGGGAGATAAAATTATCGGTGTATCTGCTCATACAATTGAAGAAGCACGCTTTGCAATCGAACATGGAGCAGATTATTTAGGCGTTGGACCTATTTTCCCAACGAGTACGAAAAAAGATACGAAAGCGGTTCAAGGAACGAAAGGATTAGCTTATTTTAGAGAACAAGGAATTACAGTGCCAATCGTTGGTATTGGCGGGATTACAATTGAAAATACAGCGGCAGTTATAGAGGCGGGTGCGGAAGGTGTTTCAGTTATTTCAGCAATTAGTTTAGCTGAATCGGCGTATGAAAGTACGAGAAAATTAGCTGAAGAAGTAAAGAGAAGTTTGTAA
- a CDS encoding anaerobic C4-dicarboxylate transporter family protein, with amino-acid sequence MFWLQFLTLLLCIFIGARLGGVGLGVMGGVGMAILVFVFHLQPTAPPIDVMLMILAVITAAGALQAAGGMDYLVHLAEKALRKNPKRITFFAPIVTYLFTLCAGTGHVAYSVLPVIAEVSRESGIRPERPMSIAVIASQQAITASPISAATVALLAMFADYKITLLDILKVSIPSTFIACMLAAFVASKMGKELNEDPEYLKRLNEGMIPKLEEKKEFVGVKGAKLSVILFLVGTFLVVLLGSFEALRPGWIVDGKLARLSMPNTIEMVMLTIAALIIIFCKPNVESIVSGNVFKAGATAVVAIFGIAWMGDTFFNGNLNMIQGSIQHLVTSAPWLFAIALFILSILLYSQAATVRALMPLGLSLGIPPALLIAMFPAVNGYFFIPNYGTIVAAINFDRTGTTGIGKYVLNHSFMIPGLIATFTSIGIGMLLISIMF; translated from the coding sequence ATGTTTTGGCTACAATTTCTTACCTTGTTACTCTGTATTTTTATTGGTGCACGCCTAGGCGGAGTTGGTTTAGGAGTAATGGGTGGAGTTGGTATGGCAATACTCGTTTTTGTCTTCCACTTACAACCGACCGCGCCTCCTATTGATGTAATGCTCATGATTTTGGCAGTAATTACAGCTGCTGGTGCTTTGCAAGCTGCTGGAGGAATGGACTATCTTGTTCATCTAGCTGAAAAAGCATTGCGAAAAAATCCAAAGCGTATTACTTTTTTTGCTCCAATTGTTACTTATTTATTCACACTATGTGCAGGTACTGGTCACGTTGCCTATTCTGTACTTCCTGTTATTGCAGAAGTCTCTCGTGAATCAGGGATTAGACCAGAACGCCCAATGTCGATTGCCGTAATCGCTTCTCAGCAAGCAATTACAGCTAGTCCGATTTCAGCTGCCACAGTTGCTCTTTTAGCAATGTTCGCTGACTATAAAATTACCTTATTAGATATTTTAAAAGTAAGTATCCCTTCTACTTTCATTGCTTGTATGTTAGCAGCATTCGTTGCTAGTAAGATGGGAAAAGAATTAAATGAAGACCCTGAATACTTAAAACGATTAAACGAAGGAATGATTCCTAAACTTGAAGAGAAAAAAGAATTTGTAGGTGTAAAAGGCGCCAAATTATCAGTTATCCTTTTCCTAGTTGGAACCTTCCTTGTTGTACTTCTTGGTTCATTTGAAGCACTTCGTCCAGGATGGATAGTTGATGGGAAGTTAGCTCGTCTTTCCATGCCGAACACAATTGAGATGGTTATGTTAACTATCGCGGCTCTTATTATTATTTTCTGTAAACCAAATGTAGAAAGCATTGTATCTGGTAACGTCTTTAAAGCAGGAGCAACAGCAGTTGTTGCTATTTTCGGTATCGCTTGGATGGGAGATACTTTCTTTAATGGAAACTTAAATATGATTCAAGGATCCATTCAGCATTTAGTAACAAGTGCACCTTGGCTATTTGCCATCGCGCTATTCATTCTATCTATTTTACTGTACAGCCAAGCAGCAACAGTACGTGCCTTAATGCCACTTGGACTATCCCTTGGTATTCCACCAGCACTACTGATTGCGATGTTCCCTGCAGTAAATGGATATTTCTTCATTCCAAACTATGGAACAATCGTTGCTGCCATTAACTTTGACCGTACTGGTACAACAGGTATCGGTAAATACGTATTAAATCATAGCTTTATGATTCCAGGTTTAATCGCAACATTTACTTCTATCGGCATTGGAATGCTTTTAATTTCTATTATGTTTTAA
- a CDS encoding methyl-accepting chemotaxis protein, with amino-acid sequence MKKYWHKLTFLQKNVLLTVLVILTLVGSMGALSFNMFQNSMMSLFERQSIETGDTVINQLDAELVKDLAKDPTAQKEKKEKLKEQLDEVTKDLKSVGQTYITGAKPNDKRELQIVGLTTELTNAVPVKPGDYYEQPAHWMKAYDKVIDTKKAQMTEVYEDELGSWVTILEPITDGEKNIVAIVAADVDASVIPDTKKKFMMQGLLFICISLAIATVIQFFIVRNSLAPLKDLREGLRKVGEGDLSIKLKERPDDIGIINTYFNATIEKFKGIIDKVKQTAEQVSSSSQELSASTEENSMAVQEIAGSMEGLRVGAQSQETSVQQCLGIVHGMENKVEEITGAAKLVAVASEGMEQHSIEGNEVIGQIINQMNLIQNAVKDLSSIIYSLETRSKEISDIVTVITGISNQTNLLALNASIEASRAGAAGRGFAVVADEVRKLAEQTETSAKDIAKLIGETQAEAEEAVVSMQKGSKEVESGITLVQSSGAFFEKISKSAHSVTDQVKAVSSNSGDILQNSQNIVQVVNELSHIANTYANSSGNIEESMKEQEMSVQDIAELATSLSWLAQELQELIGEFKS; translated from the coding sequence ATGAAAAAGTATTGGCATAAGTTAACGTTTCTTCAAAAGAACGTCTTATTAACCGTACTAGTTATTTTGACGCTTGTTGGAAGTATGGGCGCGTTAAGTTTCAACATGTTTCAAAATAGTATGATGTCTTTATTTGAAAGACAGTCTATTGAAACAGGAGATACTGTAATAAATCAATTAGACGCAGAATTAGTGAAAGATCTTGCGAAAGATCCTACAGCCCAAAAGGAGAAGAAGGAAAAGTTAAAAGAGCAATTAGATGAAGTGACAAAAGATTTAAAAAGTGTTGGACAAACGTATATTACGGGAGCAAAACCCAATGACAAACGAGAATTACAAATCGTTGGTTTGACTACAGAGTTAACAAATGCAGTACCTGTAAAGCCGGGTGACTATTATGAACAACCAGCTCATTGGATGAAGGCATACGATAAAGTGATAGATACGAAAAAGGCACAAATGACAGAAGTATATGAAGATGAACTAGGCTCATGGGTGACAATATTAGAGCCCATTACGGATGGAGAAAAAAATATTGTCGCAATTGTTGCGGCAGATGTAGATGCTTCTGTTATTCCAGATACAAAGAAGAAATTTATGATGCAAGGTTTACTATTCATTTGTATTTCATTAGCTATTGCGACTGTTATTCAATTCTTTATTGTTCGTAATTCGTTAGCCCCATTAAAAGACCTAAGAGAGGGATTACGTAAAGTTGGTGAGGGTGATTTAAGTATTAAATTAAAAGAAAGACCAGATGACATTGGTATTATTAATACTTATTTCAATGCAACGATTGAGAAATTTAAAGGAATTATAGATAAAGTAAAACAAACTGCAGAGCAAGTTTCTTCTTCATCACAAGAATTATCGGCAAGTACTGAGGAAAACAGTATGGCAGTTCAAGAAATTGCAGGTTCCATGGAAGGTTTAAGAGTAGGAGCACAGTCTCAAGAAACTTCAGTACAACAATGCTTAGGAATTGTGCACGGAATGGAAAATAAGGTGGAAGAGATAACTGGGGCTGCGAAACTGGTTGCGGTTGCCTCAGAAGGTATGGAGCAACATTCAATTGAAGGTAATGAAGTAATTGGACAAATTATTAATCAAATGAATTTAATCCAAAATGCAGTAAAAGATTTATCTTCGATTATTTATTCATTGGAAACAAGATCGAAGGAAATTAGTGATATCGTAACCGTAATTACAGGTATTTCAAATCAAACCAATTTACTTGCGTTAAATGCTTCTATTGAAGCTTCACGTGCTGGAGCTGCTGGAAGAGGATTTGCAGTGGTCGCTGATGAAGTACGTAAATTAGCTGAGCAAACTGAAACGTCAGCGAAAGATATAGCTAAATTAATTGGGGAAACACAAGCTGAAGCAGAAGAGGCTGTAGTTTCAATGCAAAAAGGTTCAAAAGAAGTAGAATCTGGAATTACTCTTGTTCAAAGTAGTGGTGCGTTCTTCGAGAAAATTTCAAAATCAGCACATTCTGTTACGGACCAAGTTAAGGCGGTTTCTAGCAACTCAGGTGATATTTTGCAAAATAGCCAAAATATCGTTCAAGTTGTAAATGAACTATCACATATTGCAAATACGTATGCGAATAGTAGTGGTAATATTGAAGAGAGTATGAAAGAACAGGAAATGTCAGTACAAGATATTGCAGAATTAGCTACTTCTTTAAGCTGGCTTGCACAGGAGCTGCAAGAGTTAATTGGGGAATTTAAAAGTTAA